Proteins co-encoded in one Hypanus sabinus isolate sHypSab1 chromosome 6, sHypSab1.hap1, whole genome shotgun sequence genomic window:
- the LOC132396202 gene encoding uncharacterized protein LOC132396202 encodes MADLLPECLNACPPFTYVGLDVFGPWTINTRRTRGGQAESKRWAIMFSCMSSRAVHIEVIESLDTSGCINALRRFFALRGPAKQLRSDCGTNFVGASKELGMDKTVQRYLSEQGCNWEFNTPHASHMGGSWEWMIGIARRILDSILLQQRTRLTHEVLCTLMAEVITIINARPLLPVSSDPENPFILLPLMLLMQEAGVPPPPGDFSDKDLYTKQWKQVQALANQFWSRWRHEYLPLLQLRQKWTEPRRNLQVGDIVLLRNKQIACNCWPMVGISATFPGRDGHVRKVELKISDEGDVKTYQRPVAEVVLLLPKD; translated from the coding sequence ATGGCAGACCTCCTACCAGAATGCCTCAatgcctgccctccttttacatatgtggggctcgatgtatttggtccctggacaATCAACACtagacgcaccagaggaggacaagcagagagcaaacggtgggccatcatgttcagctgcatgagttcaagagcggtgCACATTGAGGtaatcgaatctttggatacatccggctgcattaatgctctcaggcgcttctttgcactaagaggccctgcaaaacagttaaggtctgattgcggcacGAACTTTGTTGGAGCATCCAAGGAGCTCGGGATGGACAAAACAGTACAAAGGTACCTCAGTGAGCAAGGATGCAACTGGGAATTCAACACACCACAtgcctctcacatgggaggctcatgggagtggatgattggtatcgccagaaggaTCCTTGATTCAATACTTttacagcaacgcacccgactgaCTCACGAAGtgctgtgcacactaatggcagaggtcataaccattataaatgcacgaccactcctacctgtgtcttctgacccagaaaaccccttcatactcttgcCATTAATGCTCCTTATGCAGGAGGCAGGAGTTCCTcctccacctggggacttctcagataaggacttgtacacaaagcaatggaaacaggttcaggctctcgcaaatcagttctggtcccgttggagacatgaatatctacctttgttgcaactcagacaaaagtggacagaacctcgcaggaatcttcaagttggagatatCGTCCTGCTCAGGAACAAGCAGATTGCctgcaactgctggccaatggttGGAATCAGTGCCACATTCcctggtagggatggacatgtcaggaaggttgagttgaaaattTCTGACgaaggtgatgtgaaaacttaccaaaggccagttgcagaagtcgttctacttctacctaaagactga